A genomic region of Xanthomonas campestris pv. phormiicola contains the following coding sequences:
- a CDS encoding B12-binding domain-containing radical SAM protein, translated as MPKIQVSHSYFLRYDPKQWERGKPYPPLATLQVATLLRRHGHEVALFDAMLADGVEDYPASVRAAQPDLVVFYEDNFNFLTKMCLSRMREAACRMIAEARACGSRVIVAGSDASDHPEVFLAAGAHAVLIGEGIAPLLELVERLQRTPDIDATAWVADVADVATAALPQLKRAQIGARPPDPRLSGLAAWDLVDIGRYRRLWLQRHGYFSLNMAASRGCPFRCNWCAKPIWGNHYKRRSAPEVAAEMIHLKRTFAPDHIWMADDIFGFHIEWVEDFAAVLAAADGSIPFTIQTRADLGSERMAAALARAGCAEAWIGAESGSQRILDKMTKGTAVEDVIAARQRLGAQGIRVGFFLQLGYLDEQLDDILATRALVATARPDDIGVSVSYPLPGTKFYQQVKNQLGRKTHWQDSDDLAMMFRGAYDSEFYRRVRDLLHRQVDLQRSEATRPPQDHAQDWAALDAQWEALIASEGRHRTDAALPAVASASGGRIPLVQRQ; from the coding sequence ATGCCCAAGATCCAGGTCAGCCATTCCTACTTCCTGCGCTACGACCCCAAGCAATGGGAGCGCGGCAAGCCGTATCCGCCGCTGGCGACGCTGCAGGTGGCCACGCTGCTGCGCCGGCACGGGCACGAGGTGGCGCTGTTCGACGCCATGCTGGCCGACGGCGTGGAGGACTACCCGGCCTCGGTCCGCGCGGCGCAGCCGGACCTGGTGGTGTTCTACGAGGACAACTTCAATTTCCTGACCAAGATGTGCCTGAGCCGGATGCGCGAGGCCGCGTGCCGGATGATCGCCGAGGCGCGCGCCTGCGGCAGCCGGGTGATCGTGGCCGGCTCCGATGCATCCGATCATCCCGAGGTGTTTCTCGCCGCCGGCGCGCACGCGGTGCTGATCGGTGAAGGCATCGCGCCGCTGCTGGAACTGGTCGAGCGACTGCAGCGAACGCCCGACATCGATGCCACGGCCTGGGTGGCGGACGTGGCCGATGTCGCCACCGCCGCACTGCCGCAGCTCAAGCGCGCGCAGATCGGCGCGCGGCCGCCGGATCCGCGCCTGTCCGGCCTGGCCGCCTGGGACCTGGTCGATATCGGACGCTACCGGCGCCTGTGGCTGCAACGGCACGGCTACTTCAGCCTGAACATGGCCGCCTCGCGTGGTTGCCCGTTCCGCTGCAACTGGTGCGCCAAGCCGATCTGGGGCAACCACTACAAGCGCCGCAGCGCGCCGGAAGTCGCCGCGGAAATGATCCACCTCAAGCGCACCTTCGCCCCCGACCATATCTGGATGGCCGACGACATCTTCGGCTTCCACATCGAATGGGTGGAAGACTTCGCCGCGGTGCTGGCCGCGGCCGATGGCTCGATTCCGTTCACCATCCAGACCCGCGCCGATCTCGGCAGCGAACGCATGGCCGCCGCGCTGGCCCGCGCCGGCTGCGCGGAAGCGTGGATCGGCGCGGAAAGCGGCAGCCAGCGCATCCTGGACAAGATGACCAAGGGCACCGCGGTGGAGGACGTGATCGCCGCGCGCCAGCGCCTGGGCGCGCAAGGCATCCGCGTCGGTTTCTTCCTGCAGCTCGGCTACCTGGACGAGCAGCTCGACGACATCCTCGCCACCCGGGCGCTGGTGGCGACGGCGCGTCCGGACGACATCGGCGTCAGCGTGTCGTATCCGCTGCCGGGCACCAAGTTCTACCAGCAAGTGAAGAACCAGCTCGGCCGCAAGACCCATTGGCAGGACAGCGACGACCTGGCGATGATGTTCCGTGGCGCCTACGACTCGGAGTTCTACCGGCGCGTGCGCGATCTGCTGCATCGACAGGTGGACCTGCAGCGCAGCGAGGCCACGCGGCCGCCGCAGGACCATGCGCAGGATTGGGCGGCACTGGATGCGCAATGGGAGGCGCTGATCGCCAGCGAAGGCCGGCACCGGACCGACGCCGCGCTGCCTGCCGTCGCCAGCGCCTCCGGCGGCCGCATCCCGCTGGTGCAGCGTCAATGA
- a CDS encoding nucleotidyltransferase family protein produces MTPQAHAASSVDPVADRAAQPSLKRVGGGLRLATETLARELARPGNPMPQWNRLQWQLAAAATAAHGIAPLLSRLSVWPDRDWSAFLAEQREHVAHRYRRIAALLERIDALAQAAGVAIVPLKGAALHAKGLYLAGDRPMADIDLLVHAEDAAQVGALLQELGYVAEFAQWKHQTFRPAQAHSVASLGEHRDTPINIELHLRIQERLPLATVDISERIFPRDSRPGLNPYPSNGALMSHLLLHAAGGICSRSLRLMHLHDLSLLATRMSGKDWRVLCDAADGAPWWALPPLQLMLRYYPTAIPKAVLAQLRAQCPPLLRLVSRRLDLTRASCSQLWLPALPGIEWARSLDEVVRYLRQRLQPSQESRQERADMIRTQLWLQGQSWVALPQRRRVLLRLLRPVPRMDALYAVRSALQGYATAGT; encoded by the coding sequence ATGACGCCACAAGCGCATGCGGCCTCCTCCGTCGATCCTGTTGCCGACCGCGCGGCACAGCCCTCGCTGAAGCGCGTCGGCGGCGGTTTGCGGCTGGCGACCGAAACCCTGGCGCGCGAACTGGCGCGGCCGGGCAACCCGATGCCGCAGTGGAACCGGCTGCAATGGCAGCTGGCCGCGGCGGCGACCGCCGCGCACGGCATCGCGCCGTTGCTGAGCCGCTTGTCGGTCTGGCCCGATCGCGACTGGAGCGCGTTCCTGGCCGAGCAACGCGAACACGTCGCGCACCGCTATCGGCGCATTGCTGCGCTGCTCGAGCGGATCGACGCACTGGCGCAGGCGGCCGGCGTGGCCATCGTGCCGCTGAAGGGCGCGGCGCTGCACGCCAAAGGCCTGTACCTGGCCGGCGACCGGCCGATGGCCGACATCGACCTGCTGGTGCATGCCGAGGATGCCGCGCAGGTGGGTGCGTTGCTGCAGGAACTCGGCTACGTGGCCGAGTTCGCGCAGTGGAAGCACCAGACCTTCCGCCCGGCGCAGGCACACTCCGTCGCCAGCCTGGGCGAGCATCGCGACACGCCGATCAACATCGAGCTGCACCTGCGCATCCAGGAGCGGTTGCCGCTGGCCACGGTCGATATCAGCGAGCGGATCTTCCCGCGCGACAGCCGCCCGGGGCTGAACCCCTACCCGTCCAATGGCGCGCTGATGAGCCATCTGCTGCTGCACGCGGCCGGCGGCATCTGCAGCCGCAGCCTGCGCTTGATGCACCTGCACGATCTCTCGCTGCTGGCCACGCGGATGAGCGGCAAGGACTGGCGGGTGCTGTGCGACGCCGCCGATGGCGCGCCGTGGTGGGCGTTGCCGCCGTTGCAACTGATGCTGCGCTACTACCCTACTGCCATTCCGAAGGCGGTGCTGGCGCAGTTGCGCGCGCAGTGCCCGCCGCTGCTACGGCTGGTCTCGCGGCGGCTGGACCTGACCCGCGCCTCGTGCTCGCAGCTGTGGCTGCCGGCGTTGCCCGGGATCGAATGGGCGCGCTCGCTCGACGAGGTCGTGCGCTATCTGCGGCAGCGGCTGCAGCCTTCGCAGGAAAGCCGGCAGGAACGCGCCGACATGATCCGCACCCAGCTGTGGCTGCAGGGCCAATCCTGGGTCGCCCTGCCGCAGCGGCGGCGCGTGCTGTTGCGCCTGCTGCGGCCGGTGCCGCGCATGGATGCGCTGTATGCGGTGCGCAGCGCGCTGCAGGGATATGCGACGGCTGGGACATGA
- a CDS encoding pyridoxal phosphate-dependent aminotransferase — MPVASNSFWEQWLTAHRAKPEACLTYSLSPSPPLQVFLSDLDPALSLDWSGEDYQGLPSLRERVLDQYGYRGTCSAEHVLITAGAQEANYLALTQLLRPGDEFVIDAPGWQQPLVLADQIGAVARRVTRSEASAWTLDVAQLEALVTPKTRLIFLCNPNNPTGRVEDAATLERIIAAADRVGAYIVSDEVYRGLEWGAQETPRMATLYERGISTGSVSKLLGLQGLRTGWMVTRDRTVLQAAMVLRENTSEIMNVLGERVAEVALRPEHFAPAVAHARAVGRERIALLDRFVAAHPALSWSAPRAGLLGLARLHLPIGADAFCRRLLAPPYNTFVMSGDAYACPQHLRLGAGGVSLPELELGLARLADLLAVVAAE; from the coding sequence ATGCCCGTTGCGTCCAACAGTTTCTGGGAGCAATGGCTGACCGCCCACCGCGCCAAGCCGGAGGCCTGTCTGACCTATTCGCTGTCGCCATCGCCGCCTTTGCAGGTGTTTCTGTCCGACCTGGACCCCGCGCTGTCGCTGGATTGGTCCGGCGAGGACTACCAGGGCCTCCCGTCGCTACGCGAGCGCGTGCTCGACCAGTACGGCTACCGTGGCACCTGCAGCGCCGAGCATGTGCTGATCACCGCCGGCGCGCAGGAAGCCAATTACCTGGCCTTGACGCAACTGCTCCGCCCCGGCGACGAGTTCGTCATCGATGCGCCCGGCTGGCAGCAGCCGTTGGTGCTCGCCGACCAGATCGGCGCGGTCGCCAGGCGGGTGACGCGGTCGGAAGCGTCCGCCTGGACCCTGGACGTCGCCCAGCTCGAGGCGCTGGTCACGCCCAAGACCAGGCTGATCTTCCTGTGCAACCCGAACAATCCGACCGGACGCGTGGAAGACGCGGCAACGCTGGAGCGCATCATCGCCGCTGCCGACCGGGTCGGCGCCTACATTGTCTCCGACGAGGTCTACCGTGGGCTGGAGTGGGGGGCGCAGGAAACCCCGCGCATGGCCACGTTGTACGAGCGTGGCATCAGCACCGGCAGCGTGTCCAAGCTGCTCGGGCTGCAGGGCCTGCGCACCGGCTGGATGGTGACGCGCGACCGCACCGTGCTGCAGGCGGCAATGGTGTTGCGCGAGAACACCAGCGAGATCATGAACGTGCTGGGCGAGCGGGTCGCCGAGGTCGCATTGCGCCCGGAGCACTTCGCGCCGGCGGTCGCCCACGCGCGTGCGGTCGGCCGCGAACGCATCGCCTTGCTCGACCGTTTCGTCGCCGCGCACCCGGCGCTGAGCTGGAGCGCGCCGCGGGCGGGCTTGCTCGGGCTCGCCCGACTGCATCTTCCGATCGGCGCCGACGCGTTCTGCCGGCGGCTGCTGGCGCCGCCGTACAACACCTTCGTGATGTCCGGCGATGCCTACGCCTGCCCGCAGCATCTTCGTCTCGGCGCCGGCGGCGTGTCGCTGCCGGAACTCGAACTGGGGCTGGCGCGGTTGGCGGATCTGTTGGCGGTGGTCGCTGCCGAATGA
- a CDS encoding SDR family oxidoreductase produces the protein MSIASLRNKHALITGGAGGIGIELIDVFVQADCRVTFTHRPGDDSTRRASALVQRFGAERVAACALDVGDRDSHARFMQALTAPVDIVIHNAGVGTKTVERAAATYKEQDEAFFRVNTLGPLWLTEDLLPGMQARGQGKVLFMSSVDGGITHFPRFRAADGMSKAAVAFLGRQLAATCACSGIDVFTVCPGATDTPMFQASTLNALSADQRQALEASLPGGRLIHPREIAELCLYLCRDEARILRGAVIDASLGLGVCPGVME, from the coding sequence ATGAGCATTGCGTCGTTGCGCAACAAGCACGCGCTGATCACCGGCGGCGCCGGCGGCATCGGCATCGAACTGATCGACGTGTTCGTGCAAGCCGACTGCCGCGTGACCTTCACCCATCGCCCGGGCGACGACAGCACGCGCAGGGCATCCGCCCTGGTGCAGCGGTTCGGTGCCGAGCGCGTGGCGGCATGCGCACTCGACGTAGGCGATCGCGACAGCCATGCGCGCTTCATGCAGGCCTTGACCGCGCCGGTGGACATCGTCATCCACAATGCCGGGGTCGGCACCAAGACCGTCGAACGCGCGGCGGCCACCTACAAGGAGCAGGACGAGGCCTTCTTCCGCGTCAACACCCTGGGGCCGCTGTGGCTGACCGAGGATCTGCTGCCCGGCATGCAGGCGCGCGGGCAGGGCAAGGTGCTGTTCATGAGCTCGGTGGACGGCGGCATCACCCACTTCCCGCGCTTCCGCGCCGCCGACGGCATGAGCAAGGCGGCGGTGGCCTTCCTCGGCCGGCAACTGGCCGCGACCTGCGCGTGCAGCGGGATCGATGTCTTCACCGTCTGCCCCGGCGCGACCGACACGCCGATGTTCCAGGCCAGCACCTTGAACGCGCTCTCGGCCGACCAGCGCCAGGCGCTCGAAGCCTCGCTGCCCGGCGGCCGCCTGATCCATCCGCGCGAGATCGCCGAGCTGTGCCTGTATCTGTGCCGCGACGAGGCCCGCATCCTGCGCGGCGCCGTCATCGACGCATCGCTCGGCCTGGGCGTGTGCCCGGGCGTCATGGAATAA
- a CDS encoding aminotransferase class V-fold PLP-dependent enzyme, with amino-acid sequence MQHHRWDPDPGPARFRHHFALDPDVRCINHGMLGACPVPVLQRQSEWRERMERQPAAFVLRELPALLDEARHALGATIGADAEDLALLPNVTTALNAVLRSLRFVPGDEILTTDHAYLACANLLDFVAERTGAVIVAAPVPTPLTGPESVLDAVLARVTARTRLAVLDHVTSPTAIVFPIAALVQRLAALGVDTLVDGAHAPGMLPLDVTVIGAAYYAGDCHKWLCSPRGAGFLHVRRDRQQGLHPAVISRGYGDTTTPRPRLHLEFDWLGTADPSALLCIPAAIAFLAGLLPGALPALHARNHALATAAAARLGADLPWTRVAPDAMVGSMVAFALPPSAATTSPLGASALQEHLYARHGIDVAVCAWPAPAGRVVRLSAQIYNTPDDYAALGPALAQCLSPSAQRGMPQSSALAGAAP; translated from the coding sequence ATGCAGCATCACCGCTGGGATCCGGACCCTGGTCCGGCACGTTTCCGGCATCATTTCGCGCTGGATCCCGACGTGCGCTGTATCAATCACGGCATGCTCGGTGCGTGTCCCGTCCCGGTCCTGCAACGGCAGAGCGAATGGCGCGAACGCATGGAGCGCCAGCCTGCCGCCTTCGTGTTGCGCGAGCTACCGGCGTTGCTCGACGAGGCCCGGCACGCCCTGGGCGCGACGATCGGCGCCGACGCCGAGGACCTGGCGCTGCTGCCCAATGTCACCACGGCCTTGAACGCAGTGCTGCGTTCGCTGCGGTTCGTGCCCGGCGACGAGATCCTGACCACCGACCATGCCTATCTCGCCTGCGCCAACCTGCTCGACTTCGTCGCCGAGCGAACCGGCGCGGTGATCGTCGCCGCACCCGTGCCGACGCCGCTCACCGGCCCGGAGTCGGTGCTCGACGCGGTGCTCGCGCGCGTCACCGCACGCACGCGGCTGGCGGTGCTGGACCACGTCACCAGTCCCACCGCCATCGTGTTCCCGATCGCGGCCTTGGTGCAGCGCCTGGCCGCGCTGGGCGTGGACACCCTGGTGGACGGCGCGCATGCACCGGGCATGTTGCCCCTGGACGTGACCGTCATCGGCGCCGCGTATTACGCCGGCGACTGCCACAAGTGGCTGTGCAGCCCGCGCGGCGCGGGCTTCCTGCACGTGCGTCGCGACCGCCAGCAGGGGCTGCATCCTGCAGTGATCAGCCGTGGCTACGGCGACACCACGACGCCGCGCCCGCGCCTGCACCTGGAGTTCGACTGGCTCGGCACCGCCGATCCGAGCGCGCTGCTGTGCATTCCCGCGGCGATCGCATTCCTGGCCGGGCTGTTGCCGGGCGCTCTGCCGGCGCTGCATGCGCGCAACCACGCGCTGGCCACAGCGGCCGCGGCACGCCTTGGCGCCGATCTGCCGTGGACGCGGGTGGCGCCGGACGCCATGGTCGGCAGCATGGTCGCGTTCGCCCTGCCGCCGAGCGCCGCGACAACCAGTCCGCTGGGCGCGAGCGCACTGCAGGAGCATCTGTACGCCAGGCACGGCATCGATGTGGCGGTGTGCGCATGGCCGGCGCCGGCAGGACGGGTCGTGCGCTTGTCGGCGCAGATCTACAACACGCCGGACGACTACGCCGCGCTGGGCCCGGCCCTGGCGCAGTGCCTGTCGCCATCGGCACAGCGCGGCATGCCGCAGTCGTCCGCCCTGGCGGGAGCGGCGCCATGA
- a CDS encoding FAD-dependent monooxygenase, protein MTAPHVAVLGGSVAGLLSALAFARSGVRVTLIERDALGVPSVSDLRDPARVERWWRKGVPHARHTHALAALGRQLLRAHAPDVWHALLAAGAVEMPFGAQLHGQAQVPRCDDADLAGLSVRRSLVEAVLLPIVYAEPQVSVRQRTAVTGLVLDAGGAKVRGVQTSTGEVLADLTIDALGRGSPFAKWLHAAAVETPADSVERCGLSYYTRWYRLRQRPSVRLEAGFSAGGHAAASGCIVCPADNGYASVTLMVAQDDKALHAFDDPRLFVAAARQHPGLAAWLEPDVCEPVSGVLRWPVCENRFRRFARGGQPVVLGTVAVGDALCITNPTYTRGMSLAMRYVFALAELARAEGLQDLVRFAHRADRLAQRLVRPWHDDSVMQDRARNALWAGTPPAPPTTAEITLQHIAAAAGHDPLVWHALARRTGMLDPPEAIFARADVMARVQALRAQGGPPPARRPTRDDLLHLIARHDAAPCLHPLA, encoded by the coding sequence ATGACCGCGCCCCATGTGGCCGTGCTTGGCGGCAGCGTCGCCGGCCTGCTCAGCGCGCTGGCGTTCGCCCGAAGCGGTGTCCGGGTCACCCTGATCGAACGCGACGCGCTCGGTGTCCCCAGCGTGTCGGACCTGCGCGACCCGGCGCGCGTGGAGCGGTGGTGGCGCAAGGGCGTGCCACATGCGCGGCATACCCACGCGCTCGCCGCGCTCGGGCGTCAGCTGCTGCGCGCGCATGCGCCGGATGTCTGGCACGCCCTGCTCGCGGCCGGCGCAGTAGAGATGCCGTTCGGGGCGCAGTTGCACGGCCAGGCGCAGGTGCCGCGCTGCGACGATGCCGACCTGGCCGGATTGTCCGTGCGCCGGTCGCTGGTGGAAGCCGTGTTGCTCCCCATCGTGTACGCGGAACCGCAGGTCTCCGTACGCCAGCGGACCGCCGTCACCGGCTTGGTGCTGGACGCGGGGGGCGCGAAAGTGCGAGGAGTGCAGACCTCCACCGGCGAGGTGCTTGCCGACCTCACCATCGACGCGCTCGGCCGCGGTTCGCCGTTCGCCAAGTGGTTGCATGCCGCTGCCGTGGAGACGCCCGCGGACAGCGTCGAGCGGTGCGGGCTGTCGTACTACACCCGCTGGTACCGGCTGCGCCAGCGGCCTTCGGTTCGGCTGGAGGCCGGCTTCTCGGCCGGCGGCCATGCGGCGGCGAGCGGATGCATCGTCTGTCCGGCCGACAACGGCTATGCGTCCGTGACCTTGATGGTGGCGCAGGACGACAAGGCGCTGCACGCCTTTGACGATCCTCGGCTGTTTGTCGCGGCGGCGCGGCAACATCCGGGCCTTGCCGCATGGCTGGAACCAGACGTGTGCGAGCCGGTGTCCGGCGTTTTGCGCTGGCCCGTTTGCGAGAACCGCTTCCGCCGTTTCGCCAGGGGCGGGCAGCCAGTGGTGCTGGGCACGGTCGCGGTCGGCGATGCATTGTGCATCACCAATCCGACCTATACCCGCGGCATGTCCCTGGCCATGCGCTACGTCTTCGCGCTCGCCGAGCTCGCGCGTGCCGAGGGACTGCAGGACCTCGTCCGTTTTGCGCATCGAGCCGACCGGCTGGCGCAGCGCCTGGTCCGGCCCTGGCACGACGACAGCGTGATGCAGGACCGGGCGCGCAACGCACTCTGGGCAGGAACGCCGCCAGCGCCGCCGACCACGGCGGAGATCACCCTGCAGCACATTGCGGCCGCGGCCGGCCACGATCCGCTGGTCTGGCATGCGCTGGCGCGGCGCACGGGCATGCTGGACCCGCCCGAGGCGATCTTCGCGCGCGCCGACGTGATGGCACGCGTGCAAGCCTTGCGCGCGCAGGGCGGACCGCCGCCCGCACGGCGCCCGACACGCGACGACCTGTTGCACCTGATCGCACGCCACGACGCGGCGCCCTGTCTGCATCCGCTTGCCTGA
- a CDS encoding tryptophan 2,3-dioxygenase family protein produces the protein MRSANPMNYWDYIKVEQLLALQGGLDDDEAAIGNDEALFIAVHQIYELWFKLILRELGATRDLLLVLQPNDARLATGVRSLRRAIAVFEQANLHFALMETMTARDFLEFRGRLAPASGFQSAQLREIEVLLGLEDADRIALGQDDAYKDALKLPDGEPSAAARRLQARIDAGPSFRQSLYAWLERLPIAGSNDPTAAAQFAHDYIAALRTENERRLQQARDNGATAAAIEQQRARFALENANAAAFLLGNDDPQAVPQRRAQRRAVRAALIFVESYRELPELAWSWELLDSVVALEQSMLIWRQRHARMVERFIGHRAGTGGSPGVAYLDQTALQYRVFADLWTVRSLLLPKNSVPPLRSVPLHGGAAERGP, from the coding sequence GTGCGGTCCGCTAACCCGATGAACTACTGGGACTACATCAAGGTCGAGCAACTGCTCGCGCTGCAGGGCGGGCTGGACGACGACGAGGCGGCGATCGGCAACGACGAGGCCTTGTTCATCGCCGTCCACCAGATCTACGAGTTGTGGTTCAAGCTGATCCTGCGCGAACTCGGCGCGACCCGGGACCTGCTGCTGGTGCTGCAGCCCAACGACGCCCGCCTGGCGACGGGCGTGCGTTCGCTGCGCAGGGCGATCGCGGTCTTCGAGCAGGCCAATCTGCACTTCGCGCTGATGGAGACCATGACCGCGCGCGACTTCCTCGAGTTCCGCGGACGTCTGGCGCCGGCCAGCGGCTTCCAGTCCGCGCAGCTGCGCGAGATCGAAGTGCTGCTCGGGCTGGAGGACGCCGACCGCATCGCGCTGGGGCAGGACGACGCCTACAAGGACGCGCTGAAGCTGCCCGACGGCGAGCCGTCGGCGGCCGCACGGCGCCTGCAGGCGCGCATCGATGCCGGCCCCAGCTTCCGGCAGAGCCTGTACGCCTGGCTCGAACGCCTTCCGATCGCCGGGAGCAACGACCCCACGGCCGCCGCACAGTTCGCGCACGACTACATCGCGGCGCTGCGCACCGAGAACGAGCGCCGCCTGCAGCAGGCGCGCGACAACGGCGCGACCGCGGCGGCGATCGAGCAACAGCGCGCGCGCTTCGCATTGGAGAACGCCAATGCCGCGGCCTTCCTGCTCGGCAACGACGATCCGCAGGCCGTTCCGCAACGGCGTGCGCAGCGGCGGGCGGTACGCGCCGCACTGATCTTCGTCGAAAGTTACCGCGAGCTGCCGGAGCTGGCGTGGTCCTGGGAACTGCTGGACAGCGTGGTCGCGCTGGAGCAATCGATGCTGATCTGGCGCCAGCGGCATGCGCGGATGGTCGAACGCTTCATCGGCCACCGTGCCGGCACCGGTGGCTCGCCGGGCGTGGCCTATCTGGACCAGACGGCGCTGCAGTATCGCGTGTTCGCCGACCTGTGGACCGTGCGCTCGCTGCTGTTGCCCAAGAACAGCGTGCCGCCGCTGCGCAGCGTGCCGCTCCACGGCGGTGCAGCGGAGCGCGGGCCATGA
- a CDS encoding VOC family protein has protein sequence MLQKLHHVGYRCRDAAETVEFYTQAIGLKFAAALIDHAPSSGLRPSNNNIFFEMEDGSYICFFDILGSHDDGAPDDDWAQHLALEVRDEALAEQIAVRLRERGITVEGPVIHDVAGDHAHAELARSWYFRDPNGHRMELLVKPVIAQTAIWRDLEKNAYANLAKWVALKRGVAR, from the coding sequence ATGCTGCAAAAGCTGCATCACGTGGGATACCGCTGCCGCGACGCTGCAGAGACAGTGGAGTTCTATACGCAGGCGATCGGACTGAAGTTCGCCGCCGCGTTGATCGACCATGCGCCGTCCAGCGGGCTGCGGCCGAGCAACAACAACATCTTCTTCGAGATGGAAGACGGCAGCTATATCTGCTTCTTCGACATCCTCGGCAGCCACGACGACGGCGCTCCCGACGACGACTGGGCGCAGCACCTGGCGCTGGAGGTGCGCGACGAAGCGCTTGCCGAGCAGATCGCCGTGCGCCTGCGCGAACGCGGTATCACGGTCGAAGGACCGGTCATCCATGACGTGGCCGGCGACCACGCCCATGCCGAACTCGCGCGTTCCTGGTACTTCCGCGATCCCAACGGGCACCGGATGGAACTGCTGGTCAAGCCTGTCATCGCCCAGACCGCGATCTGGCGCGATCTGGAGAAGAACGCCTACGCCAACCTGGCCAAATGGGTCGCGTTGAAGCGTGGCGTCGCGCGATGA
- a CDS encoding glycosyltransferase family 4 protein has product MKLALVVPGGVDRSGEYRVIPVLLTLIERLARTHEVHVFVLHQEPAPACWDLLGARIHNIGDGRTRLRAVAAIRAEHRQAPFDLVQSIFSGHCSLIAVAAARLLRRPSLVHIAGGELVALHAIGYGGRRKWQGRLREALVLRLANAVTAASAPIVEALQALGIAAERVPLGVDLRAWPQREPRRRDGGTAQLLHVASLNRVKDQPTLLRALAALARAGVAFRIDIVGVDTLDGEMQRLVAQLGLSQQVRFLGFKTQRELRPLVEAADLLVLSSLHEAGPMVLLEAAVAGVPTVGTGVGHLLEWAPSAALAVPTGDWAGLAEALRQVLADDELRLRLAWSAQCRAVREDAEHTVRSFGAIYRRLCRADA; this is encoded by the coding sequence ATGAAGCTGGCGCTGGTGGTGCCCGGCGGGGTCGACCGCAGCGGCGAATACCGGGTGATCCCGGTGCTGCTGACCCTGATCGAACGCCTGGCGCGCACCCACGAAGTGCACGTCTTCGTCCTCCACCAGGAGCCTGCGCCGGCATGCTGGGACCTGCTCGGCGCGCGCATCCACAACATCGGCGACGGCCGCACCCGCCTGCGTGCGGTCGCCGCGATCCGTGCCGAGCATCGGCAGGCCCCGTTCGACCTGGTGCAATCGATCTTTTCCGGCCACTGCAGCCTGATCGCGGTGGCCGCCGCACGCCTGCTGCGGCGGCCGAGCCTGGTGCACATCGCCGGCGGCGAACTGGTCGCGCTGCACGCCATCGGCTATGGCGGGCGACGCAAATGGCAGGGACGGCTGCGCGAGGCGCTGGTGTTGCGGCTGGCGAACGCGGTGACCGCGGCCAGCGCACCGATCGTCGAGGCGCTGCAGGCGCTGGGCATCGCCGCCGAACGCGTGCCGCTGGGCGTGGACCTGCGCGCCTGGCCGCAGCGCGAGCCGCGCCGCCGCGATGGCGGCACTGCCCAGCTGTTGCACGTCGCCAGCCTCAACCGGGTCAAGGACCAGCCGACGCTGCTGCGCGCACTGGCGGCGCTGGCGCGTGCGGGGGTCGCGTTCCGCATCGACATCGTCGGCGTGGACACGCTCGACGGCGAGATGCAGCGCCTGGTCGCGCAGCTCGGGTTGTCGCAGCAGGTGCGTTTCCTCGGTTTCAAGACCCAGCGCGAACTGCGCCCGCTGGTGGAGGCCGCCGATCTGCTGGTGCTGTCGTCGCTGCACGAAGCCGGGCCGATGGTGTTGCTGGAAGCGGCAGTGGCCGGCGTGCCCACCGTCGGCACCGGGGTAGGGCACTTGTTGGAATGGGCACCGTCGGCGGCGCTGGCGGTGCCGACCGGCGACTGGGCCGGCCTGGCCGAAGCCTTGCGCCAGGTCCTGGCCGACGACGAACTGCGCCTGCGCCTGGCCTGGTCCGCGCAGTGCCGTGCGGTGCGCGAGGACGCCGAGCACACCGTGCGCAGCTTCGGCGCGATCTACCGACGGCTGTGCCGGGCGGACGCCTAG